The genomic segment TCTGATTTTGATACTCTTCCTATATCTCCAAATTATTATCCAGAAGTACCTTCTCCAATTGGCAGGAGAGGTAGTCCAGAAGGAGAATATACCAGAAGTGAAACTCCCATGTATGATGGCCCCACTCAACCCCTGCCAGTTAGGCATAATACAAAGTTGACGGAATGTACAACAAGCGAAACTCCCATGTATGATGGTCCCACTCAACCCCTGCCAGTTAGGCATAATACAAAGTTGACGGAATGTACAAGAAGCGAAACTCCCATGTATGATGGTCCCACTCAACCCCTGCCAGTTAGGCATAATACAAAGTTGACGGAATGTACAAGAAGCGAAACTCCCATGTATGATGGTCCCACTCAACCCCTGCCAGTTAAGCATAATACCGAGTTGACAGAATCTACAAGAAGTACAACTCCCATATATGATGGCCCCACTCAACCTTTACCAGTTAGGTctaaaaccaaaccaaattcTGCTCCTAAAGAGACTTCATTGACAGGTAAGAAAAGATAAACATCCCACAGATTCACATATACAtaacccaaatttttttttttaaatttattttgcagAATCTATTCAAGATGTACCATCTCCAGTCAGGAGAACAAGTGCTTCAAGTGATATGGAAATTGAAGAAGATGACAGTGATCAAACTCAGGTAATTCCTGACTTGATACATTCTTTCGAACGAGGCCCTTCCTCCGCTGCTACAGTCATCACGGACGCTGAAAACGATGAGCTATCAGATTGCGAAACTTTACCTTCCTCTCCTGTTCACCATCTGAATTCCACGGTAGAAATCCCTTCTACGCAGAGTACGGAGGATAAACGTCCGCTCCGAGGGGGAGATGTTTGGGGTgctttgaaaaaagttgacaaCTGGGATTCTGAAACTGCTGACTCGTGTCCTTTATCCCCGGATCTCTTCGATGTTTCTTCACCTTGTCCCGAGCTGGACACTGTTCAAAATTCAACCGTCGAAtctgaaaaagataaaaatgacgGTTTAAATCCAAGCAATTCAAGACGTGATCCTACCACTGAAATGGACCGAGCAACGATACCAGAATCGCCCGTCTTTGATTTCTACGATTCTCATAACGAACAGGCAGACGATGAGACGCAAGTCCTTTCTCCCCCTGTATTCCGTGATCAAGGATCGCCAGCCTTTGTCGCCGAAACTCCATTCGTTCCCCATACGACGTCTGGAAGGGTCTCCGAGGAGATGCCCATTGTGGCCGAAACGCCTTTTGTGGTTGATGACTTTGAATCACCATTAGTAAGCGATGAAACCCcacggaaaaaaaggaaaattgttCGACGATCTGGCCATGCTTGCCGGCAATTGTTGCCTGAGAAAAATTTATCCATCGATCATAGAACATCTACCCCGCAGGATATGGACCTAGAGTCAACTAAAGGGGATGAAGCGATGCCAATCGATGACGCCGCCTCCGTTGAAAGTGATTTTGAACTCACTTTTGCTTCGCATTATTCGCCACTGCCCACACTAGCAGCATCCGCATCATCTACCGAGCCTCCTTTTGTTGGCTTCGAAGCCATTGAAGTGGAAGTTCCAACCACTCATTTGGAGCAAATTCGGCAAGTCATTGACAACGATCAAATGGAATCCGTGGAAGAAGGAAACGCCGCAGAAAAGGTTTCAGCTCAATTACCACCGCCTGCAGCACCAGTAGAGACCACGGCAATAGCTGGCCCTAGTACTTCCAAATTACCGACTCCTAGGCGGTCTTCTCGCAGGCCTGTCCCCAATACCAGAAGAACTTTTGATATTTCCGAGCCAAATCAGGAACCTGTTGCGATTAAGAGACGACCAGGCAGACCTCCCAAAGCAGCAAACAAAATCGAAATACAGTCTTCCAATGAATCGGATGCTTCTGAACCTGTAACAGCGATTAAACGACGGCCGGGCCGGCAAGCCAAGGGAATAAAAGTCGGAGTAAAGTCATCTGAGGACAATGTTTCTGAACCAGTTGTTACAGCAAATACACGAAAACCAGGCCGGCAAGCTAAAGGATTAAAAGTGGAAGTCAAATCATCCGATGAAGATGCTTCTGAACCAGTTGTTACAGCGATTACACGAAGACCGGGCCGGCAAGCTAAAGGATTAAAAGTGGAAGTCAAATCATCCGATGAAGATGTTTCTGAACCAGTTGTTACAGCAGCAGTTAAACGACGTCCTGGTCGACCACCTAAAATCGAGGCTTCGATTCCGAAGGAGCCCAGTGAAACCATGAAACCAGTTATCCCAAAGGCATCTACGTCGGTGCTCTTATCTGATGCAGCTGAATCGAGTGAAGAAAACCGAGCTGCAAACTTACGGACCAGCCGAAAGACTCGCGTtggacgaaaagaaaatgatgcgGCAAGTGTCAGTGTTGTTGAACCCCCGACGTCCCCACTGTTggccaaaaggaaacaacGAAACCAAGTCAAGAAAGAATTGGCAGACGGTTCACTTCTTGAAAGTGCCTTGAATAAGACAACAGTTGCAGCGCAGCGTCGAAGTAGACGTAGCGTCAACAACAATAGGGACGACTTGTCCGTGACATCCTCCGTCGGATCCAGTTCACCTTCAATCACAGAGGCAACGCGCAGGCGGAAACGAGCATTGGCGGGCCAggtaataaaacaataaactgTTTCCCTtggttttattaaaataatatcgGAAATGGTTTCGCATAGGTTCGAGTTCTCTTCACTGTCATCAATGACGACGGCGAACACGGCAAAATTGTTGAAAGTCTGGGTAAAATCCGCCTTTAATATTTATGTCGTTGTATCCGGTTTACTtacttttttctgatttgttaCTCTTTATAGGGGGTCGTGTTGTCACGACATTTAAAGATTGCTCCGTCTTGGTTACAGACCGCGTTCGCCGTACCCTCAAGTTCCTTTGCTGTGTCGGTCTGGGCACTCCTATAGTTGGTGTGGAATGGTTAACCACGTGCCGTACCAGTCGAAAGTTTGTTGGTAATAAGTTTAATGTCGGAAATGTTCATAGCGTCATCTCGTGTTGATGACGTTATTATaacttctttctctcttttgtgtgatAATTTAGATCCATGGCTTCACTTGCTCATCGACAAAGCGGGCGAAGAAAAGTTTGATTTCAAACTTTCCGCAAGTCTCGAAGTCGCCAAAGAGACCCCCCTTTTGTCCGGCTGGATTTTCCACGCCACTCCGTCTGTGTTGCCAAAGCCGGTTGAAATGCAAGGTACCACACTGTGCTAATCTCACACCATGACACGTCCACTCACTTAAAAGTTTGGGCTCCTAGAAATTGTCGAGTCTTGCGGCGGAATTTATTTCGAAGAGAGCGACAATTCGGTAGACGACAACAAGATCGTCATCAGCTGCGAATCAGACAAG from the Daphnia pulex isolate KAP4 chromosome 1, ASM2113471v1 genome contains:
- the LOC124189350 gene encoding mediator of DNA damage checkpoint protein 1-like produces the protein MCDSEDDLSSMSTVPYEYDASDCSDSIYEKETQAIGELENVEGNKGKSLKDNRCNSEIETVLYGGPTQPLKLKDSGLRSNSSITVGQSTSSETKQIVDSDCETIPESPFIIMDDEIDFQKLNSRPASSASSLTDDDRTQLLPLVHQVNTFSSTTQPNCLSPEIPLYEGPTQRLLIKSHITPNSSQEDVAYASKAGQSIDISDFDTLPISPNYYPEVPSPIGRRGSPEGEYTRSETPMYDGPTQPLPVRHNTKLTECTTSETPMYDGPTQPLPVRHNTKLTECTRSETPMYDGPTQPLPVRHNTKLTECTRSETPMYDGPTQPLPVKHNTELTESTRSTTPIYDGPTQPLPVRSKTKPNSAPKETSLTESIQDVPSPVRRTSASSDMEIEEDDSDQTQVIPDLIHSFERGPSSAATVITDAENDELSDCETLPSSPVHHLNSTVEIPSTQSTEDKRPLRGGDVWGALKKVDNWDSETADSCPLSPDLFDVSSPCPELDTVQNSTVESEKDKNDGLNPSNSRRDPTTEMDRATIPESPVFDFYDSHNEQADDETQVLSPPVFRDQGSPAFVAETPFVPHTTSGRVSEEMPIVAETPFVVDDFESPLVSDETPRKKRKIVRRSGHACRQLLPEKNLSIDHRTSTPQDMDLESTKGDEAMPIDDAASVESDFELTFASHYSPLPTLAASASSTEPPFVGFEAIEVEVPTTHLEQIRQVIDNDQMESVEEGNAAEKVSAQLPPPAAPVETTAIAGPSTSKLPTPRRSSRRPVPNTRRTFDISEPNQEPVAIKRRPGRPPKAANKIEIQSSNESDASEPVTAIKRRPGRQAKGIKVGVKSSEDNVSEPVVTANTRKPGRQAKGLKVEVKSSDEDASEPVVTAITRRPGRQAKGLKVEVKSSDEDVSEPVVTAAVKRRPGRPPKIEASIPKEPSETMKPVIPKASTSVLLSDAAESSEENRAANLRTSRKTRVGRKENDAASVSVVEPPTSPLLAKRKQRNQVKKELADGSLLESALNKTTVAAQRRSRRSVNNNRDDLSVTSSVGSSSPSITEATRRRKRALAGQVRVLFTVINDDGEHGKIVESLGGRVVTTFKDCSVLVTDRVRRTLKFLCCVGLGTPIVGVEWLTTCRTSRKFVDPWLHLLIDKAGEEKFDFKLSASLEVAKETPLLSGWIFHATPSVLPKPVEMQEIVESCGGIYFEESDNSVDDNKIVISCESDKQLWPKWKKRCATLVDKEAILSGVLQQVFEPDKFKLDV